The Hemibagrus wyckioides isolate EC202008001 linkage group LG12, SWU_Hwy_1.0, whole genome shotgun sequence genome includes a window with the following:
- the lin28ab gene encoding protein lin-28 homolog A produces MAEGGCAKTGDEETQNSEEDSASFSGSGVCKWFNVRMGFGFLSMTSREGAPLDRPVDVFVHQSKLHMDGFRSLKEGEPVEFTFKKSSKGLESLRVTGPGGAPCAGSEKRPKGAQKRRSKGDRCYNCGGPDHHAKECQLPPQPKKCHFCQSMSHMVANCPIKAQQASPGSQGTSTSLAGEEILSHKASPPDTSD; encoded by the exons ATGGCTGAAG GGGGCTGTGCGAAGACCGGGGACGAAGAAACGCAGAACTCCGAAGAAGACTCGGCCTCGTTCAGTGGCAGCGGCGTGTGCAAGTGGTTCAACGTGCGCATGGGCTTCGGCTTCCTGTCCATGACGAGCAGAGAAGGCGCTCCGCTCGACCGTCCCGTCGACGTCTTCGTACATCAG AGCAAGCTTCACATGGACGGCTTCCGCAGCCTGAAAGAGGGCGAACCGGTGGAGTTCACCTTTAAGAAGTCATCGAAAGGCCTGGAGTCACTGCGTGTAACGGGTCCTGGAGGTGCTCCGTGTGCGGGCAGCGAGAAAAGACCCAAAGGTGCCCAGAAACGACGCTCTAAAGGGGATCG GTGTTATAACTGCGGTGGCCCAGATCATCATGCCAAAGAATGCCAGCTGCCCCCTCAGCCCAAGAAGTGCCATTTTTGCCAAAGCATGTCTCACATGGTAGCCAACTGTCCAATCAAAGCACAGCAGGCATCGCCGGGATCTCAGGGAACCTCCACTTCACTGGCAGGAGAAGAAATCCTGAGCCACAAGGCCTCACCACCCGATACCTCGGATTGA